One Phragmites australis chromosome 23, lpPhrAust1.1, whole genome shotgun sequence DNA window includes the following coding sequences:
- the LOC133905932 gene encoding protein FAR1-RELATED SEQUENCE 5-like isoform X2, with protein MEGARTEGDELIADYADCLMSLDTNARSSQNDSLILGAPIVEGATATSVGGTTEQDVVNDFAPAEDPKEPVLGMTFESDEDAKAFYNEYARHLGFPFRVGRSRRAKGTEEVVVMKRFVCSREGSYKKKQPSSDEATRKRERMSMREGCNAMMEVVRESDHWVVSKLEKAHNHDLGTCSKVGYLRARGLLCASEKVAMVSPDGMVLLRQNVLGEGGDAQGLLDYLKKMQANDPAFFHAIQVDKNGCVVNVFWADSRAKAAYRHFGDAVTFDTTYKKNKYMMPFVTFSGVNHHLQPVIFGCALLMEETEFSFIWLFETWLAAMGGKAPCSLVTDQNRAMKAAVGKLFPDSCHRFCKWNILSRTKQKLTHVYTEHPTLRDELESCVLQSETISTFETTWTSIIEKYDLRKNSWLQAIYNIRQKWVPLYLMDTFFADVSPTLKKETMNDFYKKYFNTKTTLEVFLNQFDSRVASRYEDEAKADMDDYLNKATTKTASLIEKQAANTYTKAVFSKFQEEFTESLGYIIQKTKDGCISKYSITKDEDPSDTFYVTYNASNKMANCSCKYFEFSGILCRHILGVYIIVDPRTLPPDYFLKRWTRKARDDDDLLEDSSNNQHEDASWSITSRYNVLCADAMRCAEKGSGSEAVYKAAKDIIQKAYEEIVAYERYPGRGSQRDAININEDVTIHDAMNDQSMPDSGRKVDCVFNLVT; from the exons ATGGAGGGTGCAAGGACTGAAGGCGATGAGCTTATTGCCGATTATGCTGATTGCCTCATGTCCCTGGACACCAACGCACGGTCCAGCCAGAATGATAGTCTTATTCTTGGAGCTCCTATTGTGGAAGGGGCAACGGCAACTTCGGTTGGAGGCACAACAGAGCAGGATGTCGTGAATGATTTTGCTCCAGCTGAGGACCCGAAGGAACCAGTGCTTGGTATGACCTTTGAATCGGACGAGGATGCAAAGGCCTTCTATAATGAGTATGCCAGGCACCTTGGCTTCCCCTTCCGTGTCGGCAGGTCTCGGCGTGCCAAGGGGACGGAGGAGGTTGTCGTCATGAAAAGGTTTGTATGCTCGAGGGAAGGCAGTTACAAGAAGAAGCAGCCATCGTCAGATGAGGCTACAAGGAAGCGTGAGAGAATGTCTATGCGGGAAGGTTGCAATGCTATGATGGAGGTGGTTAGGGAGTCAGATCATTGggttgtctccaagcttgagaaGGCTCACAACCATGACCTTGGCACTTGTAGCAAGGTCGGGTATCTTCGCGCAAGAGGTTTGCTTTGTGCCTCTGAGAAGGTCGCTATGGTGAGCCCTGATGGGATGGTGCTTCTTAGGCAGAATGTTCTTGGGGAAGGAGGAGACGCGCAGGGCCTCCTTGATTATCTCAAGAAGATGCAAGCCAATGACCCTGCTTTCTTCCATGCCATACAGGTTGACAAGAATGGCTGTGTGGTGAATGTTTTCTGGGCTGATTCTAGGGCCAAAGCAGCTTATCGGCATTTTGGTGATGCTGTCACATTCGACACGACgtacaagaagaacaagtataTGATGCCCTTTGTTACATTCTCGGGAGTCAACCATCATCTGCAGCCTGTTATTTTCGGATGTGCATTGCTTATGGAAGAGACTGAGTTCTCATTTATTTGGCTGTTTGAAACGTGGCTAGCGGCAATGGGAGGGAAGGCACCATGCTCATTAGTCACTGACCAAAACAGGGCCATGAAGGCTGCAGTTGGAAAGCTTTTTCCAGATTCCTGTCACCGTTTCTGCAAGTGGAATATTTTGAGTAGAACCAAGCAGAAACTAACCCATGTATACACAGAGCATCCAACCCTACGAGATGAGCTTGAAAGCTGTGTTCTTCAGTCTGAAACAATCTCTACATTCGAAACAACTTGGACCTCAATCATTGAAAAATATGACTTGAGAAAGAATTCATGGCTTCAAGCAATATACAATATCCGCCAAAAATGGGTTCCCTTGTACTTGATGGATACATTCTTTGCAGACGTATCCCCCACACTGAAAAAAGAAACCATGAATGATTTCTACAAGAAGTATTTCAATACAAAAACAACGCTTGAAGTTTTTCTTAATCAATTTGATTCGAGGGTGGCAAGCCGATACGAGGATGAAGCAAAAGCAGATATGGATGATTACTTAAATAAGGCAACTACAAAAACTGCATCGCTAATAGAAAAACAGGCAGCAAACACCTACACCAAAGCAGTCTTCAGTAAGTTTCAGGAGGAATTTACAGAGTCCTTGGGGTATATCATTCAGAAAACTAAAGATGGCTGCATAAGCAAATACAGCATCACaaaagatgaagatccatcagACACATTCTACGTGACTTATAATGCTTCCAATAAGATGGCAAACTGTAGTTGCAAGTACTTTGAGTTCTCAGGTATTTTATGCCGTCATATTCTTGGAGTATACATAATAGTTGATCCCCGTACACTTCCACCTGATTACTTTTTGAAACGTTGGACAAGGAAGGCtagagatgatgatgatttgtTAGAAGATAGCAGCAATAACCAGCATGAGGATGCTTCTTGGTCCATTACAAGCCGTTACAATGTCCTATGTGCTGATGCCATGAGATGTGCTGAGAAAGGGTCTGGATCAGAGGCAGTCTACAAAGCAGCAAAAGATATCATACAGAAGGCATACGAAGAGATTGTTGCTTATGAAAGATATCCTGGTAGGGGATCTCAAAGGGATGCTATAAACATCAACGAGGATGTCACAATACATGATGCGATGAATGATCAATCTATGCCAGATTCTGGACGAAAG GTGGATTGTGTTTTCAACCTGGTGACATGA
- the LOC133905932 gene encoding protein FAR1-RELATED SEQUENCE 5-like isoform X1, translating into MEGARTEGDELIADYADCLMSLDTNARSSQNDSLILGAPIVEGATATSVGGTTEQDVVNDFAPAEDPKEPVLGMTFESDEDAKAFYNEYARHLGFPFRVGRSRRAKGTEEVVVMKRFVCSREGSYKKKQPSSDEATRKRERMSMREGCNAMMEVVRESDHWVVSKLEKAHNHDLGTCSKVGYLRARGLLCASEKVAMVSPDGMVLLRQNVLGEGGDAQGLLDYLKKMQANDPAFFHAIQVDKNGCVVNVFWADSRAKAAYRHFGDAVTFDTTYKKNKYMMPFVTFSGVNHHLQPVIFGCALLMEETEFSFIWLFETWLAAMGGKAPCSLVTDQNRAMKAAVGKLFPDSCHRFCKWNILSRTKQKLTHVYTEHPTLRDELESCVLQSETISTFETTWTSIIEKYDLRKNSWLQAIYNIRQKWVPLYLMDTFFADVSPTLKKETMNDFYKKYFNTKTTLEVFLNQFDSRVASRYEDEAKADMDDYLNKATTKTASLIEKQAANTYTKAVFSKFQEEFTESLGYIIQKTKDGCISKYSITKDEDPSDTFYVTYNASNKMANCSCKYFEFSGILCRHILGVYIIVDPRTLPPDYFLKRWTRKARDDDDLLEDSSNNQHEDASWSITSRYNVLCADAMRCAEKGSGSEAVYKAAKDIIQKAYEEIVAYERYPGRGSQRDAININEDVTIHDAMNDQSMPDSGRKVTNLLGQFLGSSWSPV; encoded by the exons ATGGAGGGTGCAAGGACTGAAGGCGATGAGCTTATTGCCGATTATGCTGATTGCCTCATGTCCCTGGACACCAACGCACGGTCCAGCCAGAATGATAGTCTTATTCTTGGAGCTCCTATTGTGGAAGGGGCAACGGCAACTTCGGTTGGAGGCACAACAGAGCAGGATGTCGTGAATGATTTTGCTCCAGCTGAGGACCCGAAGGAACCAGTGCTTGGTATGACCTTTGAATCGGACGAGGATGCAAAGGCCTTCTATAATGAGTATGCCAGGCACCTTGGCTTCCCCTTCCGTGTCGGCAGGTCTCGGCGTGCCAAGGGGACGGAGGAGGTTGTCGTCATGAAAAGGTTTGTATGCTCGAGGGAAGGCAGTTACAAGAAGAAGCAGCCATCGTCAGATGAGGCTACAAGGAAGCGTGAGAGAATGTCTATGCGGGAAGGTTGCAATGCTATGATGGAGGTGGTTAGGGAGTCAGATCATTGggttgtctccaagcttgagaaGGCTCACAACCATGACCTTGGCACTTGTAGCAAGGTCGGGTATCTTCGCGCAAGAGGTTTGCTTTGTGCCTCTGAGAAGGTCGCTATGGTGAGCCCTGATGGGATGGTGCTTCTTAGGCAGAATGTTCTTGGGGAAGGAGGAGACGCGCAGGGCCTCCTTGATTATCTCAAGAAGATGCAAGCCAATGACCCTGCTTTCTTCCATGCCATACAGGTTGACAAGAATGGCTGTGTGGTGAATGTTTTCTGGGCTGATTCTAGGGCCAAAGCAGCTTATCGGCATTTTGGTGATGCTGTCACATTCGACACGACgtacaagaagaacaagtataTGATGCCCTTTGTTACATTCTCGGGAGTCAACCATCATCTGCAGCCTGTTATTTTCGGATGTGCATTGCTTATGGAAGAGACTGAGTTCTCATTTATTTGGCTGTTTGAAACGTGGCTAGCGGCAATGGGAGGGAAGGCACCATGCTCATTAGTCACTGACCAAAACAGGGCCATGAAGGCTGCAGTTGGAAAGCTTTTTCCAGATTCCTGTCACCGTTTCTGCAAGTGGAATATTTTGAGTAGAACCAAGCAGAAACTAACCCATGTATACACAGAGCATCCAACCCTACGAGATGAGCTTGAAAGCTGTGTTCTTCAGTCTGAAACAATCTCTACATTCGAAACAACTTGGACCTCAATCATTGAAAAATATGACTTGAGAAAGAATTCATGGCTTCAAGCAATATACAATATCCGCCAAAAATGGGTTCCCTTGTACTTGATGGATACATTCTTTGCAGACGTATCCCCCACACTGAAAAAAGAAACCATGAATGATTTCTACAAGAAGTATTTCAATACAAAAACAACGCTTGAAGTTTTTCTTAATCAATTTGATTCGAGGGTGGCAAGCCGATACGAGGATGAAGCAAAAGCAGATATGGATGATTACTTAAATAAGGCAACTACAAAAACTGCATCGCTAATAGAAAAACAGGCAGCAAACACCTACACCAAAGCAGTCTTCAGTAAGTTTCAGGAGGAATTTACAGAGTCCTTGGGGTATATCATTCAGAAAACTAAAGATGGCTGCATAAGCAAATACAGCATCACaaaagatgaagatccatcagACACATTCTACGTGACTTATAATGCTTCCAATAAGATGGCAAACTGTAGTTGCAAGTACTTTGAGTTCTCAGGTATTTTATGCCGTCATATTCTTGGAGTATACATAATAGTTGATCCCCGTACACTTCCACCTGATTACTTTTTGAAACGTTGGACAAGGAAGGCtagagatgatgatgatttgtTAGAAGATAGCAGCAATAACCAGCATGAGGATGCTTCTTGGTCCATTACAAGCCGTTACAATGTCCTATGTGCTGATGCCATGAGATGTGCTGAGAAAGGGTCTGGATCAGAGGCAGTCTACAAAGCAGCAAAAGATATCATACAGAAGGCATACGAAGAGATTGTTGCTTATGAAAGATATCCTGGTAGGGGATCTCAAAGGGATGCTATAAACATCAACGAGGATGTCACAATACATGATGCGATGAATGATCAATCTATGCCAGATTCTGGACGAAAG GTGACTAATCTATTAGGCCAGTTTCTTGGTTCCTCTTGGTCTCCAGTCTGA